The Thalassotalea sp. HSM 43 genome window below encodes:
- a CDS encoding TatD family hydrolase has product MFTDSHCHLDFREFDDIRDDLMFQCQQLGIKRFIVPGITRKRWSRVLGLAQRYQGITPCLGLHPWWIEKATEQDLWLLQELAVEHNIAAIGEIGIDGAVEHLEKQQEYFAAQLAIAKQLNLPVIVHHRKSHHLIMPHLQRTGLEKAGIVHAFSGNYQQAKAYIDLGFKLGIGGTITYDRAAKTRDAVSKIPLQHIVLETDAPAMPLQGFQGLDNSPKYLPKVFEQLLSLRSESAEVIAEQIEANVNQFLGD; this is encoded by the coding sequence ATGTTTACCGATAGCCATTGCCACCTAGATTTTAGAGAATTCGATGATATTCGCGATGACCTTATGTTTCAGTGCCAACAATTGGGCATTAAACGCTTTATCGTCCCTGGCATCACCCGTAAACGCTGGTCGCGCGTTTTGGGCTTGGCGCAACGCTATCAAGGCATTACCCCATGTTTAGGCTTACACCCTTGGTGGATAGAAAAAGCCACAGAGCAAGATCTTTGGTTATTGCAAGAACTGGCGGTTGAGCATAACATCGCCGCGATTGGTGAGATAGGTATCGACGGTGCCGTAGAGCATCTGGAAAAACAACAGGAGTATTTTGCAGCGCAACTGGCTATCGCCAAGCAGCTCAATTTACCGGTAATCGTTCATCATAGAAAAAGTCATCACTTGATAATGCCTCATTTGCAACGCACCGGATTAGAAAAAGCCGGTATTGTCCATGCATTCTCAGGAAACTACCAGCAAGCCAAAGCCTATATTGATTTAGGCTTTAAGCTGGGTATTGGCGGCACCATTACCTACGACCGTGCGGCGAAAACGCGTGATGCCGTAAGTAAAATTCCACTGCAGCACATTGTATTGGAAACTGATGCGCCAGCAATGCCATTACAAGGTTTTCAAGGGCTCGATAATTCACCTAAGTATCTACCCAAGGTTTTTGAACAACTGCTCAGTTTGAGAAGTGAATCAGCCGAGGTGATCGCCGAGCAAATCGAGGCGAATGTTAATCAATTTCTTGGGGATTAA
- a CDS encoding YdcH family protein — protein MLGESHSLKNEFPEYLDTLKSLIKSDAKFAADAQKYDQLDKEIRELELNAAPIDDENMHQMKHDRAVLKDYLYAKLKDA, from the coding sequence ATGCTAGGTGAAAGCCACTCCTTGAAGAATGAATTCCCAGAATATCTAGATACATTAAAATCACTGATCAAAAGCGATGCAAAATTTGCCGCTGATGCGCAAAAATACGACCAACTCGATAAAGAAATTCGTGAGCTTGAACTTAATGCGGCACCGATTGATGACGAAAATATGCATCAAATGAAGCATGATCGTGCGGTATTAAAAGACTATTTATACGCAAAACTCAAAGACGCTTAA
- the argS gene encoding arginine--tRNA ligase, producing MNIRHLLTEKVHAAMIAAGLPEETNPAVSMSSRPQFGDYQANGVMGAAKKLKTNPRELAQKVVENLNLEGIADNIELAGPGFINIHLDKDWLSAQLGSVSNDAKLNVSQAETPKTVVVDYSAPNLAKEMHVGHLRSTIIGDAVVRALEFRGEKVIRQNHMGDWGTQFGMLLAHLSDKLASNEVAETALADLENFYREAKVRFDEEEGFADRARDYVVKLQGGDADCLALWQQFIDISIHHSEEIYDKLNVTLSRDDIMGESAYNPDLSAVIDDLMAKHIAVEDQGAKVVFIEEMANKAGDPSVFIVQKSGGGYLYATTDLSACRHRAGTLGADRIIIFTDARQALHFKQVEITARKAGYLPETTAYDHCPFGMMMGDDGKPFKTRTGGTVKLAELLEEAVTRAEQLMADKIADFSEQERKEVARKVGIGAVKYADLSKNRTSDYIFNWKTMLSFEGATAPYLQYAFTRVQSIFKKAGIDATSITSDIVVAQPQEKALAVKLLQFEEVLDQVIAECTPNLLCSYLYELASLYMSFYEACPILKDGIDESVKLSRLHLCHVIARTLEQGLDLLGIEVMDRM from the coding sequence ATGAACATTCGTCATTTACTAACTGAAAAAGTACACGCAGCAATGATTGCTGCCGGTTTGCCTGAAGAGACTAACCCAGCGGTGAGCATGTCATCTCGCCCACAGTTTGGTGATTACCAGGCCAATGGTGTCATGGGTGCCGCGAAAAAGTTAAAAACCAACCCAAGAGAGCTTGCACAAAAGGTTGTTGAAAACCTTAATCTTGAAGGCATTGCCGACAATATTGAACTAGCAGGCCCAGGTTTTATCAATATTCACTTAGACAAAGATTGGTTAAGTGCACAACTTGGCAGCGTCAGCAACGACGCAAAATTAAACGTTAGCCAAGCCGAAACACCAAAAACAGTTGTGGTTGATTACTCAGCGCCTAACTTAGCCAAAGAAATGCACGTTGGTCATTTACGCTCCACCATTATTGGTGATGCCGTGGTTCGCGCATTAGAGTTTCGTGGTGAAAAAGTTATTCGCCAAAACCATATGGGTGACTGGGGTACTCAGTTTGGTATGTTGTTGGCACACTTAAGCGATAAGCTTGCCAGTAATGAAGTGGCAGAAACCGCGCTTGCTGACTTAGAGAACTTCTACCGTGAAGCAAAAGTGCGTTTTGATGAAGAAGAAGGTTTTGCTGATCGCGCCCGTGATTATGTGGTGAAACTGCAAGGTGGTGACGCTGACTGTTTGGCCTTATGGCAACAGTTTATCGATATCTCTATTCATCATTCAGAAGAAATTTACGACAAACTAAACGTCACCTTAAGCCGTGATGACATCATGGGTGAAAGTGCTTATAACCCAGATTTATCGGCAGTGATTGACGATTTAATGGCGAAACATATCGCTGTTGAAGACCAAGGTGCAAAAGTTGTATTTATTGAAGAGATGGCCAATAAAGCCGGTGATCCTTCGGTATTTATCGTGCAAAAATCTGGTGGTGGTTACTTGTACGCAACCACAGATTTAAGCGCTTGTCGCCATCGTGCTGGCACGCTTGGTGCCGATCGCATCATCATCTTTACTGATGCTCGCCAAGCCCTGCATTTTAAGCAAGTAGAAATCACAGCTCGTAAAGCCGGTTATTTACCAGAGACGACTGCCTATGATCATTGCCCGTTTGGCATGATGATGGGTGATGATGGTAAGCCATTTAAAACCCGTACTGGTGGCACCGTTAAATTAGCGGAGCTATTAGAAGAAGCAGTAACTCGTGCCGAGCAATTGATGGCCGACAAAATTGCGGATTTTTCTGAGCAAGAACGCAAAGAAGTTGCCCGTAAAGTTGGTATCGGTGCGGTTAAGTACGCTGATTTATCAAAAAACCGTACCTCAGATTACATCTTTAACTGGAAAACCATGTTGAGCTTTGAAGGCGCTACCGCACCTTACTTACAATATGCGTTTACCCGTGTGCAAAGTATTTTCAAAAAAGCCGGTATAGATGCAACATCTATTACGAGTGATATTGTCGTTGCACAACCACAAGAAAAAGCCTTAGCGGTTAAGTTACTGCAATTTGAAGAAGTACTTGATCAAGTTATCGCCGAGTGTACGCCTAACTTATTGTGTAGCTACTTATATGAATTAGCCAGCTTGTACATGAGCTTCTACGAAGCCTGCCCTATCTTAAAAGATGGCATTGACGAGTCAGTTAAGTTATCTCGCCTACATTTATGCCATGTTATTGCTCGTACATTAGAGCAAGGCTTGGACTTACTTGGCATTGAAGTGATGGATCGCATGTAA
- the prfC gene encoding peptide chain release factor 3 has protein sequence MSIQQQEVNKRRTFAIISHPDAGKTTITEKVLLFGQAIQSAGTVKGKKSGQHAKSDWMEMEKDRGISITTSVMQFPYDDCLVNLLDTPGHEDFSEDTYRTLTAVDSCLMVIDTAKGVEDRTIKLMEVTRLRDTPIITFMNKMDRDVRDPIEVMDEVEDVLKIKCAPITWPIGMGKEFKGVYNLLTDETILYQTGQGHTIQERIVIKGLDNPELDQRIGHFAEDFREEMELVQGACHEFDLDEFLAGELTPVYFGTALGNFGVDHMLDGLTEWAPAPQSRQTNTRTVEAAEEKFSGFVFKIQANMDPKHRDRIAFMRICSGSYSKGMKMRQVRIGKDVKIADAVTFMAGDRSNVEQAFAGDIIGLHNHGSIQIGDTFTDGEEMKFSGIPNFAPEMFRRIRLRDPLKAKQLQKGLIQLSEEGAVQVFRPLANNDMIVGAVGVLQFEVVVHRLKTEYNVDAIYEPISVATARWVYCDDDKIMATFEKKAYDNLALDGGNNLTYIAPTMVNLNLTQERYPEVQFQKTREH, from the coding sequence ATGTCAATCCAACAGCAGGAAGTAAACAAGCGTCGAACATTTGCGATCATCTCGCATCCCGATGCTGGTAAGACAACCATCACAGAAAAAGTACTGTTATTCGGTCAAGCGATTCAATCCGCAGGTACCGTAAAAGGTAAAAAATCAGGGCAACATGCCAAGTCTGACTGGATGGAAATGGAAAAAGACCGTGGTATTTCAATTACTACCTCGGTAATGCAATTTCCATATGACGATTGTTTGGTCAATCTACTTGATACTCCAGGTCACGAAGATTTCTCGGAAGATACCTATCGTACGCTTACCGCCGTTGACTCTTGTTTGATGGTTATCGACACCGCTAAAGGTGTTGAGGATCGAACCATTAAGTTGATGGAAGTTACCCGCTTGCGCGACACGCCTATTATTACCTTTATGAACAAGATGGACCGCGATGTGCGTGATCCTATCGAGGTAATGGATGAAGTCGAAGACGTCTTAAAAATAAAATGTGCGCCAATTACCTGGCCAATCGGTATGGGTAAAGAGTTTAAAGGCGTCTACAACCTGCTAACTGACGAAACCATTTTATACCAAACAGGCCAAGGCCATACGATTCAAGAACGCATCGTCATTAAAGGTTTGGATAACCCGGAACTTGATCAACGCATTGGTCATTTCGCCGAAGATTTCCGTGAAGAAATGGAGCTAGTGCAAGGTGCTTGTCACGAGTTTGATCTTGACGAGTTTTTAGCCGGTGAGCTTACACCTGTCTATTTCGGTACCGCATTAGGTAACTTTGGTGTCGACCATATGCTAGATGGTTTGACCGAGTGGGCTCCTGCACCACAATCGCGCCAAACCAATACTCGCACCGTTGAAGCCGCTGAAGAAAAGTTCTCAGGTTTTGTGTTTAAAATACAAGCCAACATGGATCCAAAACATCGTGACCGCATCGCCTTTATGCGTATTTGCTCTGGTAGCTACAGCAAAGGCATGAAAATGCGCCAAGTTCGTATTGGTAAAGATGTCAAAATAGCCGATGCCGTAACCTTTATGGCTGGTGACCGCTCCAACGTAGAACAAGCGTTTGCCGGTGACATCATTGGTTTGCACAATCACGGCTCGATTCAAATTGGTGACACCTTTACCGATGGTGAAGAAATGAAGTTCAGCGGTATTCCAAACTTCGCACCGGAAATGTTCCGCCGTATCCGACTGAGAGATCCGTTAAAGGCCAAGCAATTACAAAAAGGCTTAATTCAGTTATCTGAAGAAGGTGCTGTGCAAGTGTTCAGACCTTTGGCTAACAACGACATGATTGTTGGTGCCGTTGGTGTGCTACAGTTTGAGGTGGTTGTACACCGCCTAAAAACCGAATATAACGTTGATGCGATTTATGAACCGATTTCGGTTGCTACTGCACGTTGGGTTTATTGTGATGATGACAAGATCATGGCGACTTTTGAGAAGAAAGCATATGATAACCTAGCCTTAGATGGTGGCAATAACTTAACCTATATCGCGCCTACTATGGTTAACCTGAACTTGACTCAGGAACGTTACCCGGAAGTACAATTCCAGAAAACCCGTGAACATTAA
- the rimI gene encoding ribosomal protein S18-alanine N-acetyltransferase produces the protein MTSHSHCISDFTKDDIEPVYAIELASNQHPWSKKILASCIGGRYQSRQIRDNEQLCGFYVADVVIDEMTLMEICIHPDAQGQGLGQILLDDLLDIAKHKQVKTIHLEVRASNLAAHMLYIKNGFTETHRRTGYYPCATGYEDAIVMQRRL, from the coding sequence ATGACATCACACAGCCATTGCATTAGCGACTTTACTAAAGATGATATCGAGCCTGTATACGCCATAGAATTGGCCAGTAACCAACACCCTTGGAGCAAAAAAATTCTTGCCAGCTGTATTGGCGGGCGCTATCAGTCGCGACAAATACGTGACAATGAGCAGCTTTGCGGGTTTTATGTTGCCGACGTGGTTATCGATGAAATGACCTTAATGGAAATCTGTATCCACCCAGATGCACAAGGTCAAGGCCTAGGTCAGATATTGCTTGATGACTTACTCGATATTGCTAAGCACAAGCAGGTCAAAACCATTCACTTAGAAGTACGCGCCAGCAACTTAGCAGCTCATATGTTGTATATTAAAAATGGTTTTACTGAGACCCACCGACGCACCGGCTATTACCCATGTGCAACGGGTTACGAAGATGCCATTGTTATGCAGCGTCGCTTATAA
- the queA gene encoding tRNA preQ1(34) S-adenosylmethionine ribosyltransferase-isomerase QueA, with translation MRVSDFSFELPDELIARYPQAERSASRLMSVDGNSGVIEHLNFNQIIDKINPGDLLVFNNTRVIPARIFATKSTGGKVEILVERILEDNRVLAHVRASKTPKPGAELLLEGKVKATMLARHDALFELQFNTEQSVLEVLEEIGHMPLPPYIDRPDEDSDKERYQTVYNEKPGAVAAPTAGLHFEKQLLAQLTEKGVNLAFITLHVGAGTFQPVRVDNIDEHIMHSEYVEVSDEVVEQIKATKAAGNRVIAVGTTSVRSLESAAKHAKDNDQPLTAFYGDTDIFITPGYQFELIDALVTNFHLSESTLLMLVSAFSGYDNIMSGYKIAIEQKYRFFSYGDAMFLTRQESK, from the coding sequence ATGCGAGTTTCCGATTTTTCATTTGAATTACCAGACGAGTTAATTGCTCGTTACCCTCAGGCTGAGCGCTCTGCGAGTCGCCTGATGAGTGTCGATGGTAATAGTGGCGTTATTGAGCATTTAAACTTCAATCAAATAATCGACAAGATTAATCCCGGTGATTTACTGGTGTTTAATAACACCCGTGTTATTCCTGCTCGCATTTTTGCTACCAAGTCTACCGGCGGCAAAGTCGAAATTCTGGTTGAACGTATTTTAGAAGACAATCGAGTGCTGGCGCATGTGCGTGCATCTAAGACGCCCAAGCCAGGTGCCGAATTGCTTTTGGAAGGTAAAGTTAAGGCAACCATGCTAGCCCGCCACGATGCTTTATTTGAATTGCAGTTCAACACCGAGCAAAGTGTGCTTGAGGTGCTCGAAGAAATCGGTCACATGCCGCTACCACCTTATATCGACCGCCCCGATGAAGACTCAGACAAAGAACGTTATCAGACCGTTTATAATGAAAAGCCTGGTGCGGTAGCCGCGCCAACGGCAGGTCTGCATTTTGAAAAGCAATTATTAGCACAGTTAACAGAGAAAGGCGTTAACTTAGCGTTTATTACTCTGCATGTTGGTGCGGGCACGTTTCAGCCTGTGCGTGTTGATAATATTGATGAGCACATCATGCATTCTGAATACGTTGAGGTGAGTGATGAGGTTGTCGAGCAAATCAAGGCGACTAAAGCTGCCGGTAATCGGGTTATTGCCGTAGGTACTACCTCGGTTCGTTCATTAGAAAGCGCGGCAAAACATGCCAAAGATAATGACCAACCATTGACTGCCTTTTATGGAGATACCGACATCTTCATTACCCCAGGTTATCAATTTGAATTGATTGATGCCTTGGTTACTAATTTTCACTTATCAGAATCAACATTATTGATGCTGGTGAGTGCGTTTAGCGGCTATGACAATATTATGTCGGGCTATAAGATTGCGATTGAACAAAAATATCGCTTCTTTTCTTATGGCGACGCTATGTTCCTGACCCGTCAGGAAAGCAAATAA
- the tgt gene encoding tRNA guanosine(34) transglycosylase Tgt, with protein MKYELMTKDGKARRGRLVFDRGVVETPAFMPVGTYGTVKGMTTDEVEATGAHILLGNTFHLMLRPGTEIIEQHGDLHDFMNWHKPILTDSGGFQVFSLGEMRKITEKGVEFRSPVNGEKIMLTPERSMEVQRSLGSDIVMIFDECTPYPATHQEAKESMELSLRWAKRSKKAHQGNSNALFGIVQGGMYEDLREISAAGLQDIDFDGYAIGGLSVGEPKDEMIRILDHTPDLIPENKPRYLMGVGKPEDLVEGVRRGIDMFDCVMPTRNARNGHLFVTTGVVKIRNARHKTDTGPLDPECDCYTCNNYSRAYLHHLDKCNEILGSQLNTMHNLRFYQRVMQGLRDAIEQGKLDEFVADFYALRDMEVPPLKAEKEQQ; from the coding sequence ATGAAATACGAATTAATGACAAAAGACGGTAAAGCGCGTCGCGGCCGTCTTGTTTTCGATCGCGGTGTGGTTGAAACACCGGCATTCATGCCCGTTGGTACTTATGGCACCGTGAAAGGCATGACCACCGATGAAGTGGAGGCGACAGGTGCGCATATCCTACTCGGTAATACCTTTCATTTAATGTTGCGTCCTGGTACTGAAATCATCGAACAGCATGGTGACTTGCATGACTTTATGAATTGGCATAAGCCAATTTTGACTGACTCCGGTGGTTTTCAGGTATTCAGTTTGGGCGAAATGCGCAAAATCACCGAAAAAGGTGTAGAGTTTCGTTCGCCGGTAAATGGCGAAAAAATTATGCTTACCCCTGAACGTTCAATGGAAGTTCAACGCAGCCTTGGCTCTGATATTGTGATGATATTTGATGAGTGTACGCCATACCCAGCGACACATCAGGAAGCCAAAGAGTCAATGGAGCTATCATTGCGCTGGGCTAAACGTTCGAAAAAAGCGCATCAGGGTAACTCGAATGCGTTGTTCGGTATCGTACAAGGCGGCATGTATGAAGATCTTCGTGAAATCTCTGCTGCGGGTCTACAAGACATTGATTTTGACGGCTACGCAATTGGTGGTTTATCGGTCGGTGAGCCAAAAGATGAGATGATTCGCATATTGGATCACACACCTGACTTGATTCCTGAAAATAAGCCCCGATATCTAATGGGAGTTGGTAAGCCTGAAGACTTGGTTGAAGGTGTGCGCCGCGGTATTGATATGTTTGATTGCGTTATGCCGACCCGAAATGCCCGTAATGGTCATTTGTTTGTAACCACCGGTGTGGTTAAAATACGCAACGCTAGACATAAAACAGATACAGGGCCATTGGATCCAGAATGTGATTGCTATACCTGTAACAATTATTCCCGAGCTTATTTGCATCATTTGGACAAGTGTAATGAAATACTTGGTTCGCAATTAAACACCATGCACAACCTGCGTTTTTATCAACGTGTAATGCAGGGTTTGCGTGATGCCATTGAGCAGGGTAAATTAGACGAATTTGTGGCAGACTTTTATGCTCTTCGAGATATGGAAGTGCCACCTTTAAAAGCCGAAAAAGAACAACAATAG
- the yajC gene encoding preprotein translocase subunit YajC, with translation MDFLISKAHAADAPQQGGGFEMLIMLLIFGVVFYFMIYRPQAKRVKEHKNLMEALSKGDEVLTQGGVVGKISKVSAEKDFVIVSVADGIELTVQKAAISAVLPKGTMKSL, from the coding sequence ATGGACTTTTTAATCAGTAAGGCACACGCAGCAGACGCCCCACAACAAGGTGGTGGTTTTGAAATGCTTATTATGCTTTTGATCTTCGGTGTGGTTTTTTACTTTATGATCTACCGCCCACAAGCTAAGCGTGTGAAAGAGCACAAGAACCTAATGGAAGCTCTATCAAAAGGCGATGAAGTCCTAACCCAAGGCGGTGTTGTTGGTAAAATCAGCAAAGTTTCTGCAGAAAAAGATTTCGTTATTGTTAGTGTTGCTGATGGCATTGAACTTACAGTACAAAAAGCGGCAATTTCAGCTGTACTACCAAAAGGGACTATGAAGTCTCTATAA
- the secD gene encoding protein translocase subunit SecD has translation MLNKYPLWKNLMVVFIVAIAALYALPNYYGEDPAVQVSGTKGVQADAATLDAVTEHLNSQGIAYSSAALKNGQVLVRFSDYTDQQVANESLAEHLGREYSVALNLTPATPDWLASLGGAPMKLGLDLSGGVHFLMEVDMATAMSRAQENMVGDFRTQLRAEKIRYRSVKESGNGVEIVFRNVEDIERAETVIKRTYADYLFSDNEDRMSLKVTMSDAKLKETREYALQQNITIIRNRVNELGVAEPLVQRQGAKHIVVELPGIQDTARAKEILGATATLQFHMVDQERDVMSAVNGRVPPGSFIVNDQDGRPQLLKKRIMLRGEHIVNAKSSLDQETSRPQVNIDLDNKGGSLFSNATKDNIGKPMATVFIESKAVGKNPDGSIKFEKELEVISVATIQARLGKSFRITGQESPAAAHNLALLLRAGALIAPIAIVEERTVGPSLGAENVELGMQAIMWGFVLVLAFMVIYYRKFGLVANTALAANLILIVGVMSLIPGATLTLPGMAGIVLTVGMAVDANVLIFERIREELREGQSVQQAIHRGYDSAFSTILDANITTLIASIILFAVGTGPIKGFAVTLSIGIITSMFTSIVGTRAVVNAVWGGKRLNKLSI, from the coding sequence GTGTTAAACAAATATCCATTATGGAAAAACTTGATGGTGGTGTTTATCGTCGCCATCGCAGCTCTGTATGCGTTGCCCAACTATTACGGTGAAGACCCAGCGGTACAGGTTTCTGGTACCAAAGGTGTGCAAGCCGATGCGGCGACATTGGATGCGGTAACTGAGCATCTAAACTCGCAGGGCATAGCCTATTCAAGTGCGGCACTGAAAAATGGTCAAGTATTGGTGCGCTTTAGCGATTACACCGATCAGCAAGTTGCTAATGAATCACTTGCCGAGCATCTTGGCCGTGAATACTCAGTGGCATTAAACCTAACACCTGCAACACCTGATTGGTTGGCAAGCCTTGGCGGCGCGCCAATGAAACTAGGTCTGGATTTATCCGGTGGTGTTCACTTCTTGATGGAAGTTGACATGGCGACGGCGATGAGCCGTGCGCAGGAAAATATGGTTGGTGATTTCCGCACTCAATTACGTGCTGAAAAAATTCGCTACCGTAGTGTCAAAGAATCTGGCAACGGCGTTGAAATTGTATTTCGCAATGTTGAAGATATCGAACGTGCTGAAACGGTAATAAAGCGCACTTACGCTGACTACTTGTTTTCTGATAACGAAGATCGTATGTCATTAAAAGTGACTATGAGCGATGCCAAATTAAAAGAAACTCGTGAGTATGCACTACAGCAAAACATCACCATCATCCGTAATCGTGTAAACGAATTGGGTGTTGCGGAGCCTTTGGTACAACGTCAAGGTGCTAAGCACATTGTTGTTGAATTACCGGGTATTCAAGATACTGCACGCGCCAAGGAAATTTTGGGTGCAACAGCAACCCTACAATTCCATATGGTTGATCAGGAGCGCGACGTTATGTCTGCGGTCAATGGTCGTGTACCGCCAGGCTCGTTTATAGTTAACGATCAAGATGGTCGTCCACAATTGCTTAAAAAGCGCATTATGTTGCGTGGTGAGCACATTGTTAACGCCAAATCATCACTAGACCAAGAAACCAGCCGCCCACAAGTAAACATCGACTTGGATAACAAAGGCGGTAGCTTATTTTCAAATGCGACGAAAGATAATATCGGCAAGCCTATGGCAACGGTATTTATTGAAAGTAAAGCCGTGGGTAAAAACCCAGATGGCAGCATCAAGTTTGAAAAAGAATTGGAAGTGATCAGTGTTGCGACAATTCAAGCTCGTCTTGGTAAGAGTTTCCGTATCACCGGTCAAGAGTCTCCGGCTGCAGCACATAACCTAGCATTATTGCTTCGTGCAGGTGCCTTGATTGCACCGATTGCTATTGTTGAAGAGCGTACTGTTGGTCCATCTCTAGGTGCCGAAAACGTTGAACTAGGTATGCAAGCCATCATGTGGGGCTTTGTACTGGTCTTGGCGTTTATGGTCATTTACTACAGAAAGTTTGGTTTAGTTGCCAATACGGCATTGGCGGCAAACTTGATTCTTATCGTTGGTGTCATGTCACTTATTCCTGGCGCAACGCTAACCTTACCGGGTATGGCAGGTATTGTTTTGACCGTTGGTATGGCGGTTGATGCCAATGTACTGATCTTTGAGCGGATTCGAGAGGAGCTGCGCGAAGGGCAATCAGTACAACAAGCGATTCATCGTGGTTATGATTCGGCATTCTCAACAATTCTTGATGCCAATATCACCACCTTGATTGCGTCCATTATTTTATTCGCCGTGGGTACCGGTCCTATTAAAGGATTCGCGGTAACCCTATCTATCGGTATTATCACCTCAATGTTTACTTCTATCGTTGGTACACGCGCTGTCGTCAATGCCGTGTGGGGTGGTAAGCGTTTGAATAAATTGTCGATATAG
- the secF gene encoding protein translocase subunit SecF: MQLLKLKETVAFMSYRKVTSVISLLLVVASLVSLSVNKLNWGLDFTGGTLIEVGFEQSADLKQVRSVLEAGGYDDAVVQLFGSSNDVLIRLGYRDDVKAEMLGNQIMDMLNEGTGQELVMRRIEFVGSSVGEELTEQGGLAMLTALICILIYVAFRFEWRFALGSVTALAHDVILTLGLFSILGLEFDLTVLAAVLAVIGYSLNDTIVVSDRIRENFRKLRKGTPEEVINISLTQTLSRTMITSLTTFLVLLALFFKGGALIHGFATALLFGIIIGTYSSIYVASTVALGLGISKEDLIPEVIEKEGEDQEGFPL, from the coding sequence ATGCAATTATTAAAACTTAAAGAAACCGTGGCCTTTATGTCCTACCGTAAGGTGACGTCAGTGATCAGTCTACTGCTGGTTGTGGCATCACTTGTGTCTCTGTCTGTTAACAAGCTTAACTGGGGACTCGACTTTACTGGTGGTACATTAATTGAAGTTGGTTTTGAACAATCTGCTGACTTGAAACAAGTCCGCAGCGTATTAGAAGCTGGCGGTTATGACGATGCGGTAGTACAACTATTTGGTAGTTCAAATGATGTACTTATTCGTTTAGGTTATCGTGATGATGTCAAAGCAGAAATGCTAGGCAATCAAATCATGGACATGTTAAACGAAGGCACAGGCCAAGAATTGGTAATGCGTCGTATCGAGTTTGTTGGTTCGTCAGTAGGTGAAGAGTTAACAGAACAAGGTGGCTTAGCGATGCTAACGGCACTTATCTGTATTCTTATCTATGTTGCGTTTCGATTTGAATGGCGTTTTGCTTTGGGCTCGGTAACGGCCTTGGCACATGACGTGATTCTAACCTTAGGCTTGTTTTCAATATTGGGCTTAGAGTTTGATTTGACCGTACTGGCGGCGGTGTTGGCGGTAATAGGTTATTCATTGAATGATACCATTGTTGTATCAGACCGTATTCGTGAAAACTTCCGTAAACTTCGTAAAGGCACTCCTGAGGAAGTGATTAATATTTCACTGACCCAGACTCTATCACGTACGATGATCACCTCATTGACCACGTTCTTGGTATTGTTGGCCTTGTTCTTTAAAGGCGGCGCCTTGATTCACGGTTTTGCGACAGCGTTATTGTTCGGTATCATCATTGGTACCTACTCATCAATTTACGTTGCTTCAACCGTAGCGTTAGGTTTAGGTATTTCTAAAGAAGATCTGATCCCTGAAGTTATCGAGAAAGAAGGCGAAGACCAAGAAGGCTTTCCACTATAA